A region from the Sandaracinus amylolyticus genome encodes:
- a CDS encoding TolB family protein — protein MVRTAILSCLVLALAACSRPDAPAAHEAAPLLDEGEVLLDRREDGATLIGRLAPVPEDSDADRVLTLGTSGLDGSLDGASVLDARFVAGGLVVLRADHVLVAHRDGATIELDTQVEGPLSIAGTRVAYVRGEFPELELAIADARSGQARALTQGMAPAWSPALSPDATEIVFVSGVRGSPLLYRVDTRGGAPRALPPSERFPTAPVAPRWTADGTLHFEDERGPATLLIGEGDGVLEGAR, from the coding sequence ATGGTTCGGACCGCGATCCTCTCGTGCCTCGTGCTCGCGCTCGCCGCGTGCAGCCGCCCCGATGCGCCGGCTGCGCACGAGGCCGCGCCCCTGCTCGACGAAGGCGAGGTCCTCCTCGATCGGCGCGAGGACGGCGCGACGCTGATCGGCCGCCTCGCGCCGGTGCCCGAAGACTCCGACGCCGATCGCGTGCTCACGCTCGGCACCAGCGGGCTCGACGGATCGCTCGACGGCGCATCGGTGCTCGACGCGCGCTTCGTCGCGGGTGGGCTCGTCGTGCTGCGCGCCGACCACGTGCTCGTCGCGCATCGCGACGGCGCGACCATCGAGCTCGACACGCAGGTCGAGGGCCCGCTCTCGATCGCCGGGACGCGCGTCGCCTACGTCCGCGGCGAGTTCCCCGAGCTCGAGCTCGCGATCGCCGATGCGCGCAGCGGCCAGGCGCGCGCGCTGACGCAGGGCATGGCGCCGGCGTGGTCGCCGGCGCTCTCGCCCGATGCGACCGAGATCGTGTTCGTTTCGGGCGTGCGCGGATCGCCGCTGCTCTACCGCGTGGACACCCGCGGCGGCGCGCCGCGCGCGCTCCCGCCGAGCGAGCGCTTCCCCACCGCGCCCGTCGCGCCGCGCTGGACCGCGGACGGCACGCTGCACTTCGAGGACGAGCGCGGCCCCGCGACGCTGCTGATCGGCGAAGGCGACGGCGTGCTCGAAGGAGCGCGGTGA
- a CDS encoding VCBS repeat domain-containing M23 family metallopeptidase translates to MRFALATIAVLALAIPASAQVRHRRPYAESYRLNYGFDNNGGGSGCSDYTCGGACYDGHTGSDFGTPFGTTVLASQSGRVIATHNGCANYGAVGNTCGGRCGNYVQIEHSDGSRSIYCHMRLDSLRVSTGQSVSCGQVLGQTASSGSSSGPHLHYGYRRTASAAQRDPYSGRCASAATIWVSTGAYREAPGTSCGCTPSAESCNGRDDDCDGRADESLSRACSTECGAGTETCSGGAWGACSAPRPSAEVCNTRDDDCNGTPDDADVCEIDLLHAQPSVYAPPRTTDVNADGRADLCARGYGGVRCWRANGSGWDAPTAAIPWSDPSGWTDVTNYTTLRMGDVDGDGRADVCARANAGFLCALATADGFATHTTWRDGISDENGWANPRFYTTIRLADVNGDRRDDLCARDNAGFGCWLSNGTSFDMRVEGPRWSDASGWGAARHYGSIRMGDVNGDRLADVCARAGAGVECWLSDGNGFPTRVAGPEWSDALGWGAMRFWSTMRLADFDGDGRADLCARSSTDLRCARSTGTSFEPATIVAPLADESGWDDLTNYATLRVGDIDADGADDLCVRSNVGIECYAWNRTEFVRVAGPAWSDESGWSPAKHHQTIRLADVNGDGLEDVCGRAIAGWRCHPSRGDGFGDAIVLDELRDDGSWSEPRYWATILSAGHACRAEMESCNGRDDDCDGEIDEDARAEICNEVDDDCDGEIDENDVCLVVAPDAGLDADGGVPRADAGTSSGGGSMVVGGCGCRAGGGRAGAGAWAALVALALVIARRRR, encoded by the coding sequence ATGCGCTTCGCGCTCGCCACGATCGCGGTGCTCGCGCTCGCGATCCCAGCGTCCGCGCAGGTCCGCCATCGCCGGCCTTACGCCGAGTCCTACCGGCTCAACTACGGCTTCGACAACAACGGCGGTGGCTCCGGCTGCTCCGACTACACGTGCGGCGGCGCCTGTTACGACGGGCACACCGGCTCGGACTTCGGCACGCCGTTCGGCACCACCGTGCTCGCGTCGCAGTCGGGCCGCGTGATCGCGACCCACAACGGCTGCGCGAACTACGGCGCGGTGGGCAACACCTGCGGCGGTCGCTGCGGCAACTACGTGCAGATCGAGCACAGCGACGGATCGCGCTCGATCTACTGCCACATGCGCCTCGACTCGCTGCGTGTGAGCACCGGGCAGAGCGTCTCGTGCGGTCAGGTGCTCGGTCAGACCGCGTCGAGCGGCAGCAGCTCGGGCCCGCACCTGCACTACGGCTACCGGCGCACCGCGAGCGCTGCGCAGCGTGATCCCTACTCCGGTCGCTGCGCGAGCGCGGCGACGATCTGGGTCTCGACCGGCGCGTACCGCGAGGCGCCCGGCACGAGCTGCGGCTGCACCCCGAGCGCCGAGTCGTGCAACGGGCGCGACGACGACTGCGACGGGCGCGCCGACGAGTCGCTCTCGCGCGCGTGCTCGACCGAGTGCGGCGCGGGCACCGAGACGTGCTCCGGCGGCGCGTGGGGCGCGTGCAGCGCGCCGCGTCCTTCGGCCGAGGTCTGCAACACGCGCGACGACGACTGCAACGGCACGCCCGACGACGCCGACGTCTGCGAGATCGATCTGCTGCACGCGCAGCCGAGCGTGTACGCGCCGCCGCGCACGACCGACGTGAACGCCGACGGGCGCGCCGATCTCTGCGCGCGCGGCTACGGCGGCGTGCGGTGCTGGCGCGCGAACGGGAGCGGCTGGGACGCACCGACTGCGGCGATCCCGTGGAGCGATCCCAGCGGCTGGACCGACGTGACGAACTACACGACGTTGCGCATGGGCGACGTCGACGGCGACGGTCGCGCCGACGTCTGTGCGCGCGCCAACGCGGGCTTCCTCTGCGCGCTCGCCACCGCCGACGGCTTCGCCACCCACACCACCTGGCGCGACGGGATCAGCGACGAGAACGGCTGGGCCAACCCGCGCTTCTACACGACGATCCGCCTCGCCGACGTGAACGGCGATCGCCGCGACGATCTCTGCGCGCGCGACAACGCCGGCTTCGGCTGCTGGCTCTCGAACGGGACGAGCTTCGACATGCGCGTCGAGGGCCCGCGCTGGTCCGACGCGAGCGGCTGGGGCGCGGCGCGCCACTACGGGTCCATCCGCATGGGCGACGTGAACGGCGATCGCCTGGCCGACGTGTGCGCGCGCGCCGGCGCGGGGGTCGAGTGCTGGCTCTCGGACGGCAACGGCTTCCCCACGCGCGTCGCCGGCCCCGAGTGGAGCGACGCGCTGGGATGGGGCGCGATGCGCTTCTGGAGCACGATGCGCCTCGCCGACTTCGACGGAGACGGTCGCGCCGATCTCTGCGCGCGGAGCAGCACCGATCTCCGCTGCGCGCGCTCCACCGGCACGTCGTTCGAGCCCGCGACCATCGTCGCGCCGCTCGCCGACGAGAGCGGCTGGGACGACCTCACGAACTACGCGACGCTGCGCGTCGGCGACATCGACGCGGACGGCGCGGACGATCTCTGCGTGCGCTCGAACGTGGGCATCGAGTGCTACGCGTGGAACCGCACCGAGTTCGTGCGCGTCGCGGGCCCCGCGTGGTCCGACGAGAGCGGCTGGAGCCCGGCCAAGCACCACCAGACGATCCGCCTCGCCGACGTGAACGGCGACGGGCTCGAGGACGTGTGCGGGCGCGCGATCGCGGGATGGCGCTGCCATCCGTCGCGGGGCGACGGCTTCGGCGACGCGATCGTGCTCGACGAGCTGCGCGACGACGGGAGCTGGAGCGAGCCTCGCTACTGGGCGACGATCCTCTCCGCGGGCCACGCGTGCCGCGCCGAGATGGAGTCGTGCAACGGGCGCGACGACGACTGCGACGGCGAGATCGACGAGGACGCGCGCGCGGAGATCTGCAACGAGGTCGACGACGACTGCGACGGCGAGATCGACGAGAACGACGTGTGCCTCGTGGTCGCGCCCGACGCCGGTCTCGACGCGGACGGCGGCGTGCCGCGCGCCGACGCGGGCACGAGCAGCGGCGGCGGCAGCATGGTCGTGGGGGGATGTGGCTGTCGCGCGGGCGGTGGACGCGCCGGCGCGGGCGCGTGGGCGGCGCTGGTCGCGCTGGCGCTCGTGATCGCGCGACGGAGGCGTTGA